In Nitratidesulfovibrio sp. SRB-5, the sequence CCCGGTACGACGTGTGCTTCGTTGCAACGGCGGCGGCTGGCAATGGCGACCACCCCGTGGTAGTGCAACTGCGCCAGTTCCGCGACAGGCTGCTGCTGCCATGGTCCGGTGGGCGGGCACTGGTGCGAGCTTATTACGCCGTGGGGCCGGACATGGCCCGCGTGGTTGCCGCGCACGAGCCTTTGCGTGCCGCCACCCTGGCCGCCCTGACGCCGGTTGCCGCGCTGGCGGGGCTGGCCGTACATGCGCCAGGGTGGCTGGTGGCCTGTGTGGTGCTTTCCGCCCTGCTGGTGGCGGTGGCGGGCCGTGCCCTGCGCAGAGGACGCGCCGCCGCGCAGGCGACCATCGGCGCTAGCATGGATGTTGCCCGTAACGCTGGTCAGCGTGGGGCGGTGCTCCTTAGCACCATCGTGACCATCCTGGCCTTTTCGGTACTGGCGGCCACCATGGTGCCCATGATGACCGGATCCATGATGGGCGAAATTTCAGCCGTGCAGGGCGACCAAGCCTACTACCTTGCGGAATCGGGCTTTGGCGCTGCGGGCAGCATGTTTCTTGCGGCGGGCGACGAGCAGGCCCGCAAGGACTTACTGGAAACCATGGACGGGTCCACCTACACCCTGCTGAACAACGCGGGTTCGTTCACTCTGGGGGTGGAACCCTATTGGTATGAAGTCGTCAGCAGTTCCGGAAATACACTGACCACCAAGGCCTATGGCACCCCGCCACCTTTGCCCGCCAACACAACAGGGCGTATTCGCGTAGGGACTGCGGCCAATTTTTACACTTACAGCAACATTGCGGTTTCTGGCAGCAACGTAGTTTTCACTCTGAGCGCCACACCTAATCCGGCCATCGCAACCGGGGCCGATGTATTCCTGAGCGCCCACCCAGCCACCGCCACCTCGATATCTGAACGTGGCAACCTGAGCCTTACTACGACGCATGCCGCTGCCTTTCCCGACGTGAATGGCATGTTCACTATTCGCGACGGCTCAGTGCATACCGGTTCCGTGGCGTATGTATACCGCCGCAAGACCACGCAAGATAATACCGTACAACTCGAAGACATTCGACTTGTGGACGAAACAGCCAACTGGCCCAGCAACAGTTCGCTCTCCGCCAACGCCAACATCACGCTGGAAGCGTACCTGCGCCTGCACTCAACGGGTACGCCTCCCGGTGGCCTACCGCGTGAGGTCATCTACAACGTACCCATCGGATGGGTTCTGGGAGGCGGCAGTTTCAACAAGGAACGCTTTCAAGACACCTTCGAAGACCTGAGCAAGTGGTTCTCAGCACAAGGTGACGCAGAGCACGGCCACCTTGGCAGGCATCAGGCTGTCGAAGTGGATGGCACCAACAAGGCGCTTGATGTGACGCAAATGGAAACGGCGGCCACCAATATCGTGGGGGCCATCGTCTCGTGGCTGACGGGCCGCAACCAGTGGAGTACGATTTTTTTCAACTGGGGCCAGACAAGCACCAACCTGTACCGTGGCTGGCTGGATTCACAAGGTTTCTTGAGCTACGATCTGCAATTCAAAACCTATGCTTCGAACCAGGCCAGCGAGCCCGAGTTCTTCGCAGGCATGACTTTCAGAGGCCGTAACAACGGCAACGATCTTGACACATTCGGAATTTCTCTGGTCCGCTTCAAGATGGAGTACACCCTTGTCAGCTTAATTCCTTTCGTCATCGAAATTGCACTGACAGGCGACACCCCTCAGCAACTTGTCCCCAACTACATAAATAGCGACTCTCCGGGACCGCTTTTCGACCAAAGCGAAAATTATACATGGGAACGGTATTCAGTCCCCGCCATCCTGCTGTGGGAACGACGCAACGGTGTTTTCCGTTGGCTGGCCTACAAAACCCTGCCGAGCAGTGCATCGAATATTGTCACCTACAAATACGCCAGCAGAAGGCACACATACTCGCTGAACAAATGGCCGACCCTGCTGACACGCCTTGTGGAAGGGCAACCGCTCGGATTCCGCAACGGCGGCGGCGCAGACGGTGCCGGAAACACGAAGCGCATCAATTATGGTGATACAGTGACATGCAGTACGGGCGCCAAGGCCCGCGTCATTGGTCAGCCTATCGTCACCAGCGGTTCATGGTCCGACGGTTCCGCCGCAGGCATACTTGTGGTTGCAAACATCGATACAAGCCAAGGAGACTTCACGGCCAGCCAGCCCCTGAGCGTAGACAACGTGGCTCACGCCACCGTGACCACCTTGCCCGGAAGCAGCGCCGTCATGGGCAGCAAAACCAACTACATCCGCGTA encodes:
- a CDS encoding type II secretion system protein J, producing the protein MNAKGFTLIEIIVVLMLVGMLAAVAGVGIATGARSFVTAREASDLAQEAQLAMDRLTREIVELVDIPANSSSTLLVLRNVGARGAAQFDRSIQYVSNARAIRIADGRGGAANGDTLIDNVTAFSLTYWQEDASSTSWAANTDARLLSAIDVDFTLTAPGGTTRQFVNRIVPRNNENRGGASPNSAPPSLARYDVCFVATAAAGNGDHPVVVQLRQFRDRLLLPWSGGRALVRAYYAVGPDMARVVAAHEPLRAATLAALTPVAALAGLAVHAPGWLVACVVLSALLVAVAGRALRRGRAAAQATIGASMDVARNAGQRGAVLLSTIVTILAFSVLAATMVPMMTGSMMGEISAVQGDQAYYLAESGFGAAGSMFLAAGDEQARKDLLETMDGSTYTLLNNAGSFTLGVEPYWYEVVSSSGNTLTTKAYGTPPPLPANTTGRIRVGTAANFYTYSNIAVSGSNVVFTLSATPNPAIATGADVFLSAHPATATSISERGNLSLTTTHAAAFPDVNGMFTIRDGSVHTGSVAYVYRRKTTQDNTVQLEDIRLVDETANWPSNSSLSANANITLEAYLRLHSTGTPPGGLPREVIYNVPIGWVLGGGSFNKERFQDTFEDLSKWFSAQGDAEHGHLGRHQAVEVDGTNKALDVTQMETAATNIVGAIVSWLTGRNQWSTIFFNWGQTSTNLYRGWLDSQGFLSYDLQFKTYASNQASEPEFFAGMTFRGRNNGNDLDTFGISLVRFKMEYTLVSLIPFVIEIALTGDTPQQLVPNYINSDSPGPLFDQSENYTWERYSVPAILLWERRNGVFRWLAYKTLPSSASNIVTYKYASRRHTYSLNKWPTLLTRLVEGQPLGFRNGGGADGAGNTKRINYGDTVTCSTGAKARVIGQPIVTSGSWSDGSAAGILVVANIDTSQGDFTASQPLSVDNVAHATVTTLPGSSAVMGSKTNYIRVYYADSGASISGNSIPYDNIRRSNARLSSSGATVNWIPDDYEQWTSSTDYFTIVEWDGVNTVGAGSLSERLGDSTDRRTIITSPNLLSPAYDPNNLPDSIAEGIAFATSGASGDTIYFDDFGLQLDLRSGKGFLPPIQQ